A part of Desulfomicrobium baculatum DSM 4028 genomic DNA contains:
- a CDS encoding OmpA family protein — protein MKFTKILLSAFILFTIAASSAFAAADYVKKVDNFIILVDRSGSMDENYVGTKTKKIVLAKSILERMNTMIPELGYKGALSTAAPYSELQALELYAPASYGASIAKVPTLIGSDPTPLGVALQALEPTLQGASGRNAVIIVSDGRENAGEDSLKVAAALAEKYNVCFHTVSFADSVNGNQPLLDSITALKPCGVGVSAAQLADDAAMQKFVRDVFYDVAGGVDPCSLDDDGDGVNNCVDKCPDTIMGLAVDADGCPIPEVIRLKVNFDFDKSDIKPAYHQELADFAAYMKQQQSFTVVEIAGHTDSKGADEYNQKLSERRAKAVRDYLVTNFGLDGSLFSARGYGESKPVASNDTEEGRAENRRMEAELKGVYKKK, from the coding sequence ATGAAATTCACAAAAATACTACTTTCAGCCTTCATCCTGTTCACCATTGCTGCGTCATCTGCATTCGCCGCAGCAGACTACGTCAAGAAAGTCGACAACTTCATCATCCTCGTGGACCGCTCGGGCTCCATGGACGAAAATTATGTGGGCACCAAGACGAAAAAGATCGTCCTGGCCAAATCCATCCTGGAGCGCATGAACACCATGATCCCGGAACTGGGTTACAAGGGCGCGCTGAGCACCGCCGCGCCGTACAGTGAACTTCAGGCTCTGGAACTCTACGCCCCCGCGTCCTACGGCGCGTCCATCGCCAAGGTGCCGACCCTCATCGGCAGCGACCCCACCCCGCTGGGCGTCGCCTTGCAAGCCCTGGAACCGACGCTGCAGGGCGCATCCGGCCGCAACGCCGTGATCATCGTGTCCGACGGTCGGGAAAATGCCGGGGAAGATTCCCTGAAAGTGGCCGCAGCCCTGGCTGAAAAATACAACGTGTGCTTCCATACCGTAAGCTTCGCCGATTCCGTGAATGGCAACCAGCCCCTGCTGGATTCCATCACCGCCCTGAAGCCCTGCGGCGTCGGCGTGTCCGCGGCGCAGCTGGCCGATGACGCGGCCATGCAGAAGTTCGTCAGGGACGTCTTCTACGACGTTGCCGGCGGCGTGGATCCCTGTTCCCTGGACGACGACGGCGACGGCGTGAACAACTGCGTTGACAAATGCCCTGACACCATCATGGGACTGGCTGTCGATGCTGACGGCTGCCCGATCCCCGAAGTCATCCGGCTCAAGGTCAACTTCGATTTCGACAAATCCGACATCAAGCCCGCGTACCACCAGGAACTGGCTGATTTTGCCGCGTACATGAAGCAGCAGCAGTCCTTCACGGTTGTGGAAATCGCCGGGCACACCGACTCCAAGGGCGCAGACGAGTACAACCAGAAGCTGTCCGAGCGCCGCGCCAAGGCCGTGCGGGACTATCTGGTCACAAACTTCGGTCTGGACGGCAGCCTGTTCTCAGCCCGTGGCTACGGCGAGAGCAAGCCCGTCGCCAGTAACGACACTGAAGAAGGCCGCGCCGAAAACCGACGCATGGAAGCCGAGCTGAAGGGCGTCTACAAGAAAAAGTAA
- a CDS encoding putative quinol monooxygenase, producing MIISIIKIFPAAGREGVVMDVLDSLKGPVSAQAGCLGCSVSVEVGEGEAICYTERWSSREALDWHLSTPLYMRLLEVMECSCRPPEVEFFEVADALGIELVEQIRNPKGEK from the coding sequence ATGATCATCTCCATCATCAAGATCTTCCCGGCTGCGGGACGAGAGGGCGTCGTCATGGATGTCCTCGACTCGTTGAAGGGACCTGTTTCCGCCCAAGCCGGCTGCCTGGGGTGTTCGGTTTCGGTGGAGGTGGGGGAGGGAGAAGCGATCTGCTACACTGAGCGGTGGAGTTCCAGGGAAGCTCTCGATTGGCACCTCAGCACGCCTCTCTACATGCGCCTGCTGGAAGTCATGGAGTGCTCGTGCCGGCCTCCTGAGGTCGAATTTTTTGAAGTAGCCGATGCCCTTGGCATTGAACTGGTCGAGCAGATCAGGAATCCCAAAGGTGAAAAGTGA
- a CDS encoding YMGG-like glycine zipper-containing protein, protein MKKTLLVMTLIIAIFLSGCSGMSDTQQRTLSGGAIGASAGAIVGAVAGNTGMGLAIGAAAGAAGGYLYDQHEKSKESAYKDGYNAGQKAK, encoded by the coding sequence ATGAAAAAAACTCTTCTCGTCATGACGTTGATCATCGCAATTTTTCTGTCGGGCTGCTCGGGCATGTCGGATACCCAGCAGCGCACCCTGAGCGGCGGCGCCATCGGTGCCAGCGCAGGAGCCATTGTCGGGGCTGTCGCCGGCAACACGGGCATGGGCCTGGCCATTGGCGCGGCTGCGGGTGCGGCGGGCGGATATCTGTACGACCAGCATGAAAAATCCAAGGAATCCGCCTACAAGGACGGCTACAACGCCGGGCAGAAGGCCAAGTAG
- a CDS encoding Rap1a/Tai family immunity protein has product MRKKIVLLMLAGLLALPVLAGAGVTEKQFELTNTQDLIDLCTATADDPLYNHAVNFCHGYLVGAFQYYAAAAAGPNGVKLVCYPDKHPTRNQVIDMFVQWAKAHPEYMQERAVETEFRFLMETWPCNK; this is encoded by the coding sequence ATGAGAAAAAAGATTGTGCTGCTTATGCTAGCAGGACTCCTGGCGCTTCCTGTGCTGGCCGGCGCGGGGGTGACGGAGAAGCAGTTTGAACTCACGAACACCCAGGATCTGATCGACCTGTGCACCGCGACAGCAGACGATCCGCTCTACAACCATGCCGTGAACTTCTGCCACGGGTACCTTGTGGGCGCGTTCCAGTATTACGCGGCCGCAGCGGCGGGGCCCAACGGGGTCAAGCTGGTCTGCTACCCGGACAAGCATCCGACACGCAACCAGGTCATCGACATGTTTGTCCAGTGGGCCAAGGCGCATCCCGAATACATGCAGGAGAGGGCCGTTGAAACGGAGTTCCGGTTCCTGATGGAGACGTGGCCCTGCAATAAGTGA
- a CDS encoding sigma-54-dependent Fis family transcriptional regulator, with the protein MKPTMQSSFYDYHKRISEISARMVKASKAELDDEIQRSLKEALQPLGVDRGGLLQVFEDSPIVHIAYAWYDDGLEPVSKDINLAERYPWAYQHIVVQGKTWAMSCLGDLPPEADVDLRSYRLLGSKSVLSIPLFLGQKIDYILTVNALKEERDWPEEIVVYLRLLGEIFVSALQRRVDDYALLEAKERLSLAVESAGAGILDLDLESGVYWTTDRAREILGLDSGLSVKFENTLKLIHPDDKAMFQKVMGEVISKKGQGSIEYRIVLPNGQIRWLRRWVRYHEGFPAGRPRLLGITLDVTERQQMELKLRAQLQEIERLHGQLEEENSYLRNEVMSCRERKNLHNFGERMQEVLIKVEQVASTECTVLIEGETGTGKEVLAQAIHQSSPRSHRMMITVNCAALPAALVESELFGREKGAFTGALSRQVGRFELAQGSTLFLDEIGEMPLETQAKLLRVLQEGEFERLGSPKTIKVDVRVLAASNRDLAVEVSQGRFRRDLYYRLNVFPILLPPLRERREDIPQLVWEFISEFGDRMGKKIRRIAKNDMERLKVHAWPGNIRELRNVIEHAMIVTKGDTLELAHLLVNAPQDEPVVTLEEMERRHIQRILKVAGNRVRGSGGAAELLAINPSTLNSRMRKLGIKARPV; encoded by the coding sequence ATGAAGCCGACGATGCAAAGTTCATTTTACGACTACCACAAGCGGATCTCCGAAATATCCGCCAGAATGGTCAAGGCCTCGAAGGCGGAACTCGATGACGAGATTCAGCGATCACTCAAAGAGGCATTGCAGCCGCTGGGCGTGGATCGCGGGGGGCTTCTCCAGGTTTTCGAGGATTCGCCGATCGTTCACATCGCGTATGCTTGGTATGATGACGGATTGGAGCCGGTCTCAAAGGACATCAATCTGGCGGAGAGATATCCCTGGGCCTACCAGCACATCGTTGTCCAGGGAAAGACCTGGGCCATGTCATGCCTTGGGGATCTTCCGCCCGAAGCCGATGTCGACCTGCGATCATATCGTCTGCTGGGATCCAAGTCGGTTCTGAGCATCCCATTGTTCTTGGGCCAAAAAATCGATTATATCCTCACGGTCAACGCCCTCAAAGAGGAACGGGACTGGCCCGAAGAGATTGTCGTGTATCTGCGCCTGCTCGGAGAGATTTTTGTGAGCGCCTTGCAGCGGAGAGTTGACGACTATGCCCTGCTTGAGGCCAAGGAACGTCTTTCCTTGGCGGTGGAATCCGCAGGAGCCGGCATTTTGGATCTTGATCTTGAAAGCGGCGTCTACTGGACTACCGACAGGGCCCGGGAGATACTCGGCTTGGATTCCGGGCTGAGCGTCAAGTTCGAGAATACCCTGAAATTGATTCATCCCGACGACAAGGCCATGTTCCAGAAGGTCATGGGCGAAGTCATCAGCAAAAAAGGGCAGGGCAGCATCGAATACAGGATCGTGTTGCCGAACGGACAAATCCGCTGGCTGCGAAGGTGGGTGCGTTATCATGAGGGGTTCCCAGCGGGACGCCCCAGGCTTTTGGGGATCACCCTGGATGTGACTGAGCGTCAACAGATGGAGCTGAAACTCAGGGCGCAGCTTCAGGAAATCGAACGCCTGCACGGCCAACTGGAGGAGGAAAACTCCTACCTGCGCAACGAGGTGATGTCCTGTCGGGAGCGGAAGAATCTGCACAACTTCGGCGAACGGATGCAGGAGGTTTTGATCAAGGTCGAGCAGGTGGCCAGTACTGAATGCACCGTTTTGATCGAAGGGGAAACCGGGACCGGCAAGGAAGTGCTCGCGCAGGCAATCCATCAGAGCAGCCCTCGGTCACATCGGATGATGATCACGGTCAATTGTGCCGCTCTGCCCGCCGCCTTGGTGGAGAGCGAGCTTTTCGGACGCGAGAAGGGGGCGTTTACCGGAGCGCTAAGTCGGCAAGTGGGACGCTTTGAACTGGCTCAGGGCTCCACTCTGTTTCTCGACGAGATCGGAGAGATGCCGCTTGAGACGCAGGCCAAGCTGCTGCGGGTGCTCCAGGAGGGGGAATTCGAGCGCCTCGGGAGCCCAAAAACCATCAAGGTCGATGTACGGGTCCTCGCCGCCAGCAACCGCGACCTGGCTGTGGAAGTTTCCCAGGGGCGCTTTCGCCGCGACCTCTATTACCGTCTCAACGTCTTTCCCATTCTCCTGCCACCGTTGCGGGAACGCCGCGAAGACATACCGCAGCTGGTTTGGGAGTTCATCAGCGAATTCGGGGACCGGATGGGGAAAAAAATCCGCCGTATCGCCAAGAACGACATGGAGCGTCTCAAGGTCCATGCATGGCCCGGAAATATACGCGAACTGCGCAATGTCATCGAACATGCCATGATCGTCACCAAAGGGGATACGCTAGAGCTTGCGCACTTGCTGGTGAACGCTCCTCAAGATGAGCCGGTTGTGACTCTCGAAGAGATGGAGCGCCGGCATATCCAGAGGATTCTCAAGGTCGCCGGAAACCGGGTCAGGGGTTCGGGCGGTGCTGCGGAGCTGCTGGCCATCAACCCCTCGACCCTTAATTCGCGGATGCGCAAGCTCGGCATCAAAGCCAGGCCTGTCTGA
- a CDS encoding esterase/lipase family protein has product MPSSRNSGLILLERSHRIPRHFRPGFLMKFGNAIRQWQWGGILLLFIAALSLTGCATTMGVRPGDPRDIYGQISVSAISADECSHFSLDVLSRFDLVDAFSKDPGPVLTALHKEAVRDYRTDTVFALAELSYLAGMRARSKGPGASNPLFFASVFYAYQYLVGGDGHTPPDAHDRRFRLVCDLYNSALAEALTDADGVMRIASGRVVTNIGRFGFDLDGSHFQQNLGEIERFVSADRIIVQGFSRRNRDAGLGAPVIAVQKKPEGAPAFRSSPATVFLRFAFTLQELGKGDGQATLELYSAFENTQVELGGKPVPLERDTTAQLAYQIDQPYVQSLGVREFLFGTSFIKAGIFPLQPHDPGKIPLVLVHGTFSSPVAWGEMVNTLHADPVIAKKFQIWNFFYDSGKRIGISSHELRDALSRKMRDLDPEGVNPALQRMVVIGHSQGGLLTKMTATDTGDAFVRLATGKPLAELELSAEDRAEVERESVFTRLPFVSRVVFISTPHRGSFLSQNWVRSLVLKVLTLPKDVLQSTARLMDTVTRLGVNKEAVGEMVGTSSLDVMSPRNPILHTLADIPLAPGVKGHSIIAIDGDETPPDGDDGVVKYTSAHVDYVESEFLVRHGHSCQSHPLVIEEVRRILLEHLREGRNLD; this is encoded by the coding sequence ATGCCTTCTTCCAGAAATAGCGGTCTCATTTTACTGGAGCGCTCGCATCGGATTCCGCGCCATTTCCGCCCTGGCTTCCTGATGAAGTTCGGCAACGCCATACGACAGTGGCAATGGGGCGGGATTTTGCTCCTGTTCATTGCCGCCTTGAGTCTGACCGGCTGCGCCACGACCATGGGCGTTCGTCCTGGCGATCCCCGCGACATCTACGGCCAGATTTCGGTCAGCGCCATCAGCGCGGACGAGTGCAGCCATTTTTCCCTTGATGTTCTCAGTCGCTTCGATCTGGTGGATGCGTTCAGCAAAGACCCCGGTCCGGTGCTCACAGCGCTGCACAAAGAAGCCGTCAGGGACTACCGCACCGACACGGTCTTTGCCCTGGCGGAACTGAGCTATCTGGCCGGGATGCGTGCGCGCAGCAAGGGGCCGGGCGCGTCCAATCCGCTTTTCTTTGCCTCGGTCTTCTATGCCTACCAGTATCTTGTCGGCGGTGATGGGCACACGCCTCCCGACGCGCATGACCGCCGCTTCCGTCTGGTCTGCGACCTGTACAACAGCGCCCTGGCCGAAGCCTTGACCGATGCGGACGGCGTCATGCGCATCGCTTCCGGCAGGGTGGTCACGAATATCGGCCGCTTCGGCTTTGACCTCGATGGGTCGCATTTTCAACAGAATTTGGGAGAAATTGAGCGGTTCGTGTCCGCCGACCGCATCATCGTGCAGGGCTTCAGCCGCAGAAACCGGGATGCTGGCCTGGGTGCGCCGGTCATTGCCGTGCAGAAGAAACCCGAAGGGGCCCCGGCCTTCCGGTCCAGTCCGGCCACGGTCTTTCTGCGTTTCGCCTTCACACTGCAGGAGCTGGGCAAAGGTGACGGCCAGGCCACGTTGGAGCTTTATTCAGCTTTTGAAAATACGCAGGTCGAGCTTGGCGGCAAGCCCGTGCCCCTGGAGCGCGACACCACGGCCCAACTGGCCTACCAGATCGATCAGCCCTATGTTCAGTCTTTGGGTGTCCGTGAGTTTCTGTTCGGGACCAGCTTTATCAAGGCGGGCATTTTTCCCTTGCAACCCCACGACCCGGGCAAGATTCCCCTTGTTCTGGTTCACGGCACCTTCAGTAGCCCGGTCGCCTGGGGGGAAATGGTCAACACCTTGCACGCCGACCCCGTCATCGCCAAGAAATTCCAGATTTGGAACTTCTTCTACGACAGCGGCAAGCGCATCGGAATCTCCTCCCACGAGCTGCGGGACGCCCTAAGCCGTAAGATGCGCGATCTCGATCCCGAAGGCGTTAATCCTGCACTGCAGCGCATGGTCGTCATCGGCCACAGCCAGGGCGGCCTGCTGACCAAGATGACCGCCACGGATACCGGGGATGCCTTTGTGCGTTTGGCCACGGGAAAACCCCTGGCCGAGCTTGAACTGTCAGCGGAGGACCGCGCTGAGGTCGAGAGGGAGTCCGTGTTCACGCGCCTGCCCTTTGTCAGCAGGGTAGTATTCATTTCCACGCCGCACCGGGGGAGCTTTTTGTCTCAGAACTGGGTCCGTAGCCTGGTGCTCAAGGTGCTGACCCTGCCCAAGGATGTCCTGCAGTCCACCGCACGACTCATGGACACCGTGACACGACTGGGCGTGAATAAAGAGGCCGTCGGCGAGATGGTCGGCACCAGCAGTCTCGACGTCATGTCCCCCAGGAACCCGATCCTGCATACCCTGGCAGACATCCCCTTGGCTCCCGGAGTCAAGGGGCACTCCATCATCGCCATCGACGGCGACGAGACTCCTCCCGACGGCGACGACGGCGTGGTTAAATACACCAGTGCGCACGTGGATTACGTGGAATCGGAATTCCTGGTCCGCCACGGCCATTCCTGCCAGAGCCACCCGCTGGTCATTGAGGAGGTACGCCGGATTCTGCTCGAACATCTGCGGGAGGGCCGGAATCTGGATTGA